A window from Nocardioides mesophilus encodes these proteins:
- the pgeF gene encoding peptidoglycan editing factor PgeF translates to MFAYRATRGPVEVAFTDRHGGVSGGPYASLNLAARDDDQPGTVAENIDRVARALTAPVVAGMRQVHGAEVAVVDAGSAVASGPAAPQADALVTGEPGVALMVRVADCVPVLLADTERGLVAAVHSGRPGLVAGVVPAAVAALRELGAGQVVAWVGPHVCGSCYEVPEDMRAHVAGLVPETFARTSWGTPSLDLGAGVVAQLRDAGVSDLTRTGRCTREDEDLFSYRRQGPASGRLAGFVWVRP, encoded by the coding sequence TTGTTCGCCTATCGCGCGACGCGCGGCCCGGTCGAGGTCGCGTTCACGGACCGCCACGGAGGTGTCAGTGGCGGTCCGTACGCGTCGCTCAACCTCGCTGCCCGCGACGACGACCAGCCCGGCACCGTCGCGGAGAACATCGACCGCGTCGCCCGGGCGCTCACCGCTCCGGTGGTGGCCGGCATGCGCCAGGTCCACGGCGCCGAGGTGGCGGTCGTCGACGCGGGGAGCGCCGTCGCGTCCGGGCCGGCCGCGCCGCAGGCGGACGCGCTGGTCACCGGCGAGCCCGGCGTCGCGCTGATGGTCCGGGTGGCCGACTGCGTGCCGGTGCTGCTCGCCGACACCGAGCGCGGTCTGGTCGCCGCGGTGCACTCGGGCCGACCGGGCCTGGTCGCCGGGGTCGTCCCGGCTGCCGTCGCCGCGCTGCGTGAGCTCGGCGCCGGCCAGGTGGTCGCCTGGGTCGGCCCGCACGTGTGCGGGTCCTGCTACGAAGTGCCCGAGGACATGCGCGCGCACGTGGCCGGGCTGGTGCCGGAGACGTTCGCGCGCACCTCGTGGGGGACCCCGTCGCTCGACCTCGGCGCCGGGGTGGTCGCGCAGCTGCGCGATGCCGGCGTCAGCGACTTGACCCGGACCGGGCGGTGCACCCGCGAGGACGAGGACCTGTTCTCCTACCGACGTCAGGGCCCCGCCTCGGGGCGGCTCGCCGGCTTCGTGTGGGTGCGGCCATGA
- a CDS encoding GNAT family N-acetyltransferase, producing the protein MPTDPTGPVGADPLEDLVLRPATVSDADELAALFLASREAAFPAMPRPVHPPDEVRAWFGEVLGERPRTLPMPAERETWVAERRDGPGPGRLVGYAVVDPDWLDSLYVHPGLVGQGLGGLLLDLVKSLRPGGFGLWVFETNRPAQAFYRRHGLHVVRRTDGSENEERAPDLEMAWFGTDPVGTVRRRIDEVDDRLAALLDERAALTAAAQRLKPVSGHAGRDRRREAEIVARMSRVAERLGPDRLARIMDAVITESLDAAD; encoded by the coding sequence ATGCCCACTGACCCCACCGGACCGGTCGGCGCCGACCCGCTGGAGGACCTGGTGCTGCGGCCCGCCACGGTGAGCGACGCGGACGAGCTGGCGGCTCTGTTCCTCGCGTCCCGGGAGGCGGCGTTCCCGGCGATGCCGCGCCCGGTGCACCCCCCGGACGAGGTGCGCGCCTGGTTCGGGGAGGTGCTGGGCGAGCGGCCCCGCACGCTGCCGATGCCGGCCGAGCGGGAGACCTGGGTCGCCGAACGGCGGGACGGGCCGGGCCCGGGGCGCCTGGTGGGCTACGCGGTGGTGGACCCGGACTGGCTGGACTCGCTCTACGTCCACCCGGGGCTGGTCGGGCAGGGCCTCGGCGGGCTGCTCCTCGACCTGGTCAAGTCGCTGCGACCCGGCGGGTTCGGCCTCTGGGTCTTCGAGACCAACCGCCCGGCCCAGGCGTTCTACCGGCGGCACGGGCTGCACGTCGTACGCCGCACCGACGGCTCCGAGAACGAGGAGCGCGCTCCCGACCTGGAGATGGCCTGGTTCGGCACCGACCCGGTCGGCACCGTACGGCGGCGCATCGACGAGGTGGACGACCGCCTGGCCGCGCTCCTCGACGAGCGGGCCGCCCTGACCGCGGCCGCCCAGCGGCTCAAGCCGGTCTCCGGCCACGCCGGGCGCGACCGGCGGCGCGAGGCGGAGATCGTCGCCCGGATGTCCCGGGTGGCCGAGCGGCTCGGGCCCGACCGGCTGGCCCGGATCATGGACGCGGTGATCACCGAGAGCCTGGACGCGGCCGACTGA
- a CDS encoding DivIVA domain-containing protein, whose product MPLTPEDVSNKRFTPVRLREGYDMGEVDQFLDEVEAELARLTRENDDLRSKLSAAQQGGAAPAAAPAKPAEKAPEPEPEPVKAAPAPVAAAAPAPAAAPVETIKVKTVGEASSAAARLLEIATNNADQLVDEAKDQADKIIGEARTKAERLESESKTKAERMESDARTRSQMLDSETAERRQQLFGDLEKEKDKLNSEVENLRSFEREYRSRLKSYFQQQLAALDGSAEGGVGNNEHSPKRLKSLLGDDADQNG is encoded by the coding sequence ATGCCGCTGACGCCTGAGGACGTGAGCAACAAGCGCTTTACTCCGGTGCGCCTCCGTGAGGGTTACGACATGGGGGAGGTCGACCAGTTCCTCGACGAGGTCGAGGCCGAGCTCGCCCGGCTGACGCGGGAGAACGACGACCTGCGCAGCAAGCTGTCCGCCGCCCAGCAGGGCGGGGCCGCCCCCGCGGCCGCGCCGGCCAAGCCCGCGGAGAAGGCGCCGGAGCCGGAGCCCGAGCCGGTCAAGGCGGCTCCCGCACCGGTGGCCGCCGCTGCTCCGGCACCGGCCGCGGCTCCGGTGGAGACGATCAAGGTCAAGACCGTCGGCGAGGCCTCCAGCGCCGCGGCCCGGCTGCTCGAGATCGCCACGAACAACGCCGACCAGCTCGTCGACGAGGCCAAGGACCAGGCCGACAAGATCATCGGCGAGGCCCGCACCAAGGCCGAGCGGCTCGAGTCGGAGTCCAAGACCAAGGCCGAGCGCATGGAGTCCGACGCCCGGACCCGCTCGCAGATGCTCGACTCCGAGACCGCCGAGCGCCGTCAGCAGCTCTTCGGCGACCTGGAGAAGGAGAAGGACAAGCTCAACAGCGAGGTGGAGAACCTCCGCTCGTTCGAGCGCGAGTACCGCAGCCGCCTGAAGAGCTACTTCCAGCAGCAGCTCGCGGCGCTCGACGGCAGCGCCGAAGGCGGCGTGGGCAACAACGAGCACTCTCCGAAGCGGCTCAAGTCGCTGCTCGGCGACGACGCCGACCAGAACGGCTGA
- a CDS encoding cell division protein SepF, giving the protein MGSAMRKMGVYLGLLEDTERYDDEYYDEYDDAPRRDERAERDPARPAPVASIAERRRPQPAPVAPVAAVGTVAELSRITTLHPSTYNEARTIGENFREGVPVIMNLSEMDDADAKRLVDFSAGLVFAVRGTIERVTNKVFLLSPPNVTVAAEDKQRIAEGGFFNQS; this is encoded by the coding sequence ATGGGCAGCGCGATGCGCAAGATGGGTGTCTATCTCGGCCTGCTCGAGGACACCGAGCGCTACGACGACGAGTACTACGACGAGTACGACGACGCGCCGCGACGTGATGAGCGGGCCGAGCGCGACCCGGCCCGTCCGGCGCCGGTCGCGAGCATCGCCGAACGGCGCCGTCCCCAGCCAGCGCCGGTCGCCCCGGTGGCGGCGGTGGGCACGGTCGCCGAGCTCTCCCGGATCACGACGCTGCACCCGAGCACCTACAACGAGGCGCGCACGATCGGCGAGAACTTCCGCGAGGGGGTTCCGGTGATCATGAACCTCTCCGAGATGGACGACGCGGACGCCAAGCGGCTCGTCGACTTCTCGGCGGGCCTCGTGTTCGCGGTGCGTGGCACCATCGAGCGGGTCACCAACAAGGTGTTCCTGCTCTCGCCGCCGAACGTCACCGTGGCGGCCGAGGACAAGCAGCGCATCGCCGAGGGCGGGTTCTTCAACCAGAGCTGA
- a CDS encoding RluA family pseudouridine synthase, giving the protein MAGNGAVDRRSVNVPDGLAGERLDAALARMFGFSRSRAAELISAGHVIVDGHATAKSDRVHAGAQLDVEIPSLVDPIAIVPEMVEGIKIVHDDDALVVIDKPVGVAVHPSPGWTGPTVVGHLVAAGFRIATSGASERQGIVQRLDVGTSGVMVIAKSEHAYSVLKNAFRHRTVDKTYHALVQGHPDPLKGTIDAPIGRHPRHDYKFAVMADGKHSVTHYEVIEAHRFASLLEVHLETGRTHQIRVHMSALKHPCLGDLTYGADPVLAARFGLERQWLHAVGLGFEHPESGEYVEYHSGYPDDLQRALDVIRDAH; this is encoded by the coding sequence ATGGCCGGCAACGGGGCCGTGGACCGCCGCAGCGTGAACGTGCCCGACGGCCTGGCCGGGGAGCGGCTCGACGCCGCGCTGGCGCGGATGTTCGGCTTCTCCCGCTCCCGCGCGGCCGAGCTGATCAGCGCCGGCCACGTGATCGTGGACGGGCACGCCACCGCCAAGTCCGACCGGGTGCACGCCGGGGCGCAGCTCGACGTGGAGATCCCGTCGCTGGTCGACCCGATCGCGATCGTCCCGGAGATGGTCGAGGGCATCAAGATCGTCCACGACGACGACGCGCTGGTCGTGATCGACAAGCCGGTCGGGGTCGCGGTGCACCCGAGCCCCGGCTGGACCGGTCCCACCGTGGTCGGTCACCTGGTCGCGGCCGGCTTCCGGATCGCCACCAGCGGTGCCTCCGAGCGGCAGGGGATCGTCCAGCGGCTCGACGTCGGCACCTCCGGGGTGATGGTGATCGCCAAGTCCGAGCACGCCTACTCGGTGCTGAAGAACGCCTTCCGGCACCGCACCGTGGACAAGACCTACCACGCGCTGGTGCAGGGCCACCCGGATCCGCTGAAGGGCACCATCGACGCACCGATCGGCCGGCACCCCCGCCACGACTACAAGTTCGCGGTGATGGCCGACGGCAAGCACAGCGTCACGCACTACGAGGTGATCGAGGCGCACCGGTTCGCCAGCCTGCTCGAGGTGCACCTCGAGACCGGCCGGACCCACCAGATCCGGGTGCACATGTCGGCGTTGAAGCATCCCTGCCTCGGCGACCTGACCTACGGCGCCGACCCGGTGTTGGCCGCCCGGTTCGGCCTCGAGCGGCAGTGGCTGCACGCCGTCGGGCTCGGCTTCGAGCACCCGGAGTCCGGTGAGTACGTCGAGTACCACTCCGGCTACCCCGACGACCTCCAGCGCGCGCTCGACGTGATCCGCGATGCCCACTGA
- the ileS gene encoding isoleucine--tRNA ligase, translating to MSEYTPVPPQVDLPALEHDVLAFWADDKTFDKSLDRAGSRPRWTFYEGPPTANGMPGTHHVEARVFKDVFPRFKTMQGYHVDRKAGWDCHGLPVELAVEKELGFSGKGDIEAYGVAEFNARCRESVLRHVDAFEEMSERMGFWVDTEDPYVTMRPEYVESVWWALKQIHDKGLLVEDYRVAPYCPRCGTGLSDHELAQGYETVTDPSVYVRFPLTSGPYAGRAALLVWTTTPWTLVSNTAVAVNPGVDYVVATRDGESLVVAEPLLERVLGEGWSVEATLPGTELERWTYERPFALVDFPEGSDAHFVVLADYVTTEDGTGLVHQSPAFGEDDMLVARAYGLPVVNPVRPDGHFGDDVPLVGGQFFKHADTALVADLQERGLLFQHVAYEHSYPHCWRCHTALLYYAQPSWYVRTTAVKDALLRENEKTSWYPDTIKWGRYGDWLHNNIDWALSRSRYWGTPLPIWRCAEGHQTCVGSLAELSELSGTDQSGLDPHRPFVDDVVLTCPECSAEARRVPEVIDAWFDSGSMPFAQWGYPHQPDSVRRFEESYPADFICEAIDQTRGWFYTLMAIGTIVFDESSYKNVLCLGHILAEDGRKMSKHLGNILEPIPLMEQHGADAVRWFMAASGSPWAARRVGHASIQETVRKVLLTYWNTVSFQVLYARSAGWSPEGADAPPVADRPVLDRWLHAETARLVREVTASLESFDTQRAGGLLAQFVDDLSNWYVRRSRRRFWAGDPAALATLHTTLVTVTQLMAPLTPFITERVWQDVVRPVDAAAPESVHLSSWPALDQEAVDEELSAAVALARRLVELGRAARADAKVRTRQPLRRALVASGAWARLHEELRAEVAEELNVGELQPLSAAGQGLVDYTAKGNFRALGKRFAQRTPQVAAAIAAADAAALARSLDEEGRARVDVAGESVEVLPEEVIVSERPREGWSVVNEQGETVALDLELTPELLRAGLAREVVRLVQEARKNSGFDVSDRIVLEWAAGGETAAALREHTSLVSDEVLAVRMREAPDADALGPDTAAVVRDEELGLAFTVARA from the coding sequence GTGAGCGAGTACACCCCGGTTCCCCCGCAGGTCGACCTGCCGGCGCTCGAGCACGACGTGCTCGCGTTCTGGGCCGACGACAAGACCTTCGACAAGTCCCTGGACCGCGCCGGCAGCCGGCCGCGCTGGACCTTCTACGAGGGGCCGCCGACCGCGAACGGCATGCCCGGCACCCACCACGTCGAGGCTCGCGTCTTCAAGGACGTCTTCCCCCGGTTCAAGACCATGCAGGGCTACCACGTCGACCGGAAGGCCGGCTGGGACTGCCACGGGCTGCCGGTGGAGCTCGCGGTGGAGAAGGAGCTCGGCTTCTCCGGCAAGGGCGACATCGAGGCCTACGGGGTGGCCGAGTTCAACGCCCGGTGCCGCGAGTCCGTGCTGCGCCACGTCGACGCCTTCGAGGAGATGTCGGAGCGGATGGGCTTCTGGGTCGACACCGAGGACCCCTACGTCACGATGCGCCCCGAGTACGTCGAGTCCGTGTGGTGGGCGTTGAAGCAGATCCACGACAAGGGGCTGCTCGTCGAGGACTACCGGGTGGCGCCGTACTGCCCGCGCTGCGGCACCGGCCTCTCCGACCACGAGCTGGCGCAGGGCTACGAGACCGTCACCGATCCGTCGGTCTACGTCCGGTTCCCGCTGACCTCGGGGCCGTACGCCGGCCGGGCCGCCCTGCTGGTGTGGACGACCACCCCGTGGACGCTGGTGTCCAACACCGCGGTCGCGGTGAACCCCGGCGTCGACTACGTGGTGGCCACCCGCGACGGCGAGTCGCTCGTGGTCGCCGAGCCGCTCCTCGAGCGCGTGCTCGGCGAGGGCTGGAGCGTCGAGGCCACGCTGCCCGGCACGGAGCTGGAGCGCTGGACCTACGAGCGGCCGTTCGCCCTCGTCGACTTCCCCGAGGGCAGCGACGCCCACTTCGTGGTGCTCGCCGACTACGTGACCACCGAGGACGGCACCGGCCTCGTGCACCAGTCCCCCGCCTTCGGCGAGGACGACATGCTGGTGGCCCGCGCCTACGGGCTGCCGGTGGTGAACCCGGTCCGGCCGGACGGGCACTTCGGCGACGACGTGCCCCTGGTCGGCGGCCAGTTCTTCAAGCACGCCGACACCGCGCTGGTCGCCGACCTGCAGGAGCGCGGGCTGCTGTTCCAGCACGTCGCCTACGAGCACTCCTACCCGCACTGCTGGCGCTGCCACACCGCGCTGCTCTACTACGCCCAGCCGTCCTGGTACGTCCGGACCACCGCGGTCAAGGACGCGCTGCTGCGGGAGAACGAGAAGACCAGCTGGTACCCCGACACGATCAAGTGGGGCCGGTACGGCGACTGGTTGCACAACAACATCGACTGGGCGCTCTCGCGCAGCCGCTACTGGGGCACACCGCTGCCGATCTGGCGGTGCGCCGAGGGGCACCAGACCTGCGTGGGGTCGCTGGCCGAGCTCTCCGAGCTGAGCGGCACCGACCAGTCCGGCCTCGACCCGCACCGGCCCTTCGTCGACGACGTGGTGCTGACCTGCCCGGAGTGCTCCGCCGAGGCGCGGCGCGTACCCGAGGTGATCGACGCCTGGTTCGACAGCGGCTCGATGCCGTTCGCCCAGTGGGGCTACCCGCACCAGCCAGACTCGGTGCGCCGCTTCGAGGAGTCCTACCCGGCCGACTTCATCTGCGAGGCGATCGACCAGACCCGCGGCTGGTTCTACACGCTGATGGCCATCGGCACGATCGTCTTCGACGAGTCGTCGTACAAGAACGTGCTGTGCCTGGGGCACATCCTGGCCGAGGACGGCCGCAAGATGTCCAAGCACCTGGGCAACATCCTCGAGCCGATCCCGCTGATGGAGCAGCACGGCGCCGACGCGGTCCGCTGGTTCATGGCGGCCTCCGGCTCGCCGTGGGCGGCCCGCCGGGTCGGGCACGCCTCGATCCAGGAGACCGTGCGCAAGGTGCTGCTGACCTACTGGAACACGGTGTCCTTCCAGGTGCTCTACGCCCGCTCCGCCGGCTGGTCGCCGGAGGGTGCCGACGCTCCCCCGGTGGCGGACCGGCCGGTGCTGGACCGCTGGCTGCACGCCGAGACGGCCCGGCTGGTGCGGGAGGTCACCGCGTCGCTGGAGAGCTTCGACACCCAGCGGGCCGGCGGCCTGCTGGCCCAGTTCGTCGACGACCTGTCGAACTGGTACGTCCGCAGGTCCCGTCGCCGCTTCTGGGCCGGCGACCCCGCCGCCCTGGCCACCTTGCACACCACGCTGGTGACGGTGACGCAGCTGATGGCGCCGCTCACCCCGTTCATCACCGAGCGGGTCTGGCAGGACGTCGTACGCCCGGTGGACGCGGCCGCCCCGGAGTCGGTGCACCTGTCCTCCTGGCCGGCGCTGGACCAGGAGGCGGTCGACGAGGAGCTGTCCGCCGCCGTGGCGCTGGCCCGCCGGCTGGTCGAGCTCGGTCGGGCCGCCCGCGCCGACGCCAAGGTGCGCACCCGGCAGCCGTTGCGGCGTGCGCTGGTCGCCTCCGGCGCGTGGGCGCGGCTGCACGAGGAGCTGCGCGCCGAGGTCGCCGAGGAGCTGAACGTCGGGGAGCTGCAGCCGCTGTCGGCCGCCGGCCAGGGGCTCGTGGACTACACCGCGAAGGGCAACTTCCGCGCGCTGGGCAAGCGCTTCGCCCAGCGCACCCCGCAGGTCGCCGCGGCGATCGCCGCGGCCGACGCCGCCGCGCTGGCCCGGTCCCTCGACGAGGAGGGCCGGGCCCGGGTCGACGTCGCCGGCGAGTCGGTCGAGGTGCTCCCCGAGGAGGTGATCGTCTCCGAGCGGCCACGGGAGGGGTGGTCGGTGGTCAACGAGCAGGGCGAGACCGTCGCCCTGGACCTCGAGCTGACCCCCGAGCTGCTCCGTGCCGGCCTGGCGCGGGAGGTGGTCCGGCTCGTGCAGGAGGCCCGCAAGAACAGCGGCTTCGACGTCAGCGACCGGATCGTGCTCGAGTGGGCCGCCGGCGGCGAGACCGCGGCGGCGCTGCGCGAGCACACCAGCCTGGTGTCCGACGAGGTGCTGGCGGTCCGGATGCGGGAGGCGCCGGACGCCGACGCGCTCGGCCCGGACACGGCGGCCGTCGTACGCGACGAGGAGCTCGGGCTCGCCTTCACGGTGGCCCGCGCCTGA
- a CDS encoding signal peptidase II yields the protein MQAARGTSLSHSDPTVPPSRRPSRARYLLLFAGVAAFGYAADLVTKQLALDRLDVGAYVPVVGDWFGLLLTSNSGAAFSLGTSYTLVLTCVAIVAAVVTVTIAVRRLASTGWALALGFLLAGVLGNLTDRVFREPEAFRGHVIDFLRFPHFPIFNVADIWINVAAGLIILQAVRGIRVDGLREARSPRGVRPGEEPDRADGAGDHEPPAGS from the coding sequence ATGCAAGCAGCGCGAGGAACGTCGCTGAGTCACAGCGACCCCACCGTCCCACCGTCCCGTCGCCCTTCCCGGGCGCGCTACCTGCTGCTCTTCGCAGGGGTGGCCGCCTTCGGGTACGCCGCCGACCTCGTCACCAAGCAGCTGGCCCTGGACCGCCTCGACGTCGGCGCCTACGTGCCGGTCGTGGGTGACTGGTTCGGGCTGCTGCTGACCTCGAACAGCGGCGCCGCCTTCAGCCTGGGCACCTCCTACACGCTGGTGCTGACCTGCGTGGCGATCGTCGCGGCCGTGGTCACGGTCACGATCGCGGTACGCCGGCTCGCCAGCACCGGCTGGGCACTGGCGCTGGGGTTCCTGCTGGCCGGCGTCCTGGGCAACCTGACCGACCGGGTGTTTCGGGAGCCGGAGGCCTTCCGCGGGCACGTCATCGACTTCCTGCGCTTCCCGCACTTTCCGATCTTCAACGTGGCCGACATCTGGATCAACGTCGCGGCCGGGCTGATCATCCTCCAGGCGGTCCGCGGCATCCGCGTCGACGGGCTGCGGGAGGCCCGGTCGCCCCGCGGGGTCCGCCCCGGCGAGGAGCCGGACCGGGCGGACGGCGCCGGCGACCACGAACCGCCGGCCGGCTCGTGA
- a CDS encoding YggS family pyridoxal phosphate-dependent enzyme has translation MSEDRRAELEGRLGTVRDRIATACAEAGRAPGEVTLTVVTKFFPASDVRLLAALGVTDVGENRHQEAEAKAAECADLGLRWHFVGSLQSNKAAAVAAYADVVESVDRAKLLPGLSRGAHQRGRVLDCLVQVNLDPDEGAGSARGGAAPREVGALAERLAATEGLRLRGVMAVAPPGADPRPAFERLAESAEVVRRVDPAATWVSAGMSGDLEVAVRTGATHVRIGSAVLGPRPPLG, from the coding sequence ATGAGCGAGGACCGGCGCGCCGAGCTCGAGGGCCGGCTCGGCACCGTCCGCGACCGGATCGCGACCGCCTGCGCGGAGGCCGGCCGTGCTCCCGGCGAGGTGACGCTGACCGTGGTCACCAAGTTCTTCCCGGCCTCGGACGTGCGGCTGCTCGCGGCCCTCGGCGTCACCGACGTGGGGGAGAACCGGCACCAGGAGGCGGAGGCGAAGGCGGCCGAGTGTGCGGACCTGGGGCTGCGGTGGCACTTCGTCGGCAGCCTGCAGAGCAACAAGGCGGCGGCGGTCGCGGCGTACGCCGACGTGGTCGAGTCCGTGGACCGCGCCAAGCTGCTGCCCGGGCTGTCCCGGGGCGCGCACCAGCGGGGACGTGTGCTGGACTGTCTGGTGCAGGTCAACCTGGATCCCGACGAGGGGGCCGGGTCGGCGCGCGGGGGAGCGGCCCCGCGTGAGGTGGGTGCGCTGGCCGAGCGGCTGGCCGCGACCGAAGGGTTGCGGTTGCGAGGAGTGATGGCAGTGGCGCCGCCGGGGGCAGACCCCCGGCCGGCGTTCGAGAGGCTTGCCGAGTCGGCCGAGGTGGTGCGTCGGGTGGATCCCGCCGCCACCTGGGTCTCGGCGGGAATGAGCGGCGACCTCGAGGTCGCCGTCAGGACAGGTGCGACACACGTGCGGATTGGCTCTGCGGTCCTCGGGCCGCGGCCGCCGCTCGGGTAG
- a CDS encoding YggT family protein, giving the protein MTVVGSILLLVLQVFLWLLLIRLVFDWVQVFARSWAPRGPLLVVLEVVYSVTDPPIVFVRRFVPPLRLGSVAIDTSFLIVLILVYVLQSVVSNLFF; this is encoded by the coding sequence GTGACCGTCGTCGGCTCGATCCTCCTGTTGGTGCTGCAGGTATTCCTGTGGCTTCTGCTCATCCGCTTGGTGTTCGACTGGGTGCAGGTCTTCGCGCGCTCGTGGGCGCCGCGGGGTCCGCTGCTGGTGGTCCTGGAGGTCGTCTACTCCGTCACCGACCCGCCGATCGTGTTCGTCCGGCGGTTCGTGCCGCCGCTGCGGCTCGGCAGCGTCGCGATCGACACCAGCTTCCTGATCGTGCTGATCCTCGTCTACGTGCTGCAGAGCGTGGTCAGCAACCTGTTCTTCTGA
- a CDS encoding TraR/DksA family transcriptional regulator — protein sequence MTKPAPATKAASSKKLAVKTDEKPWTKTEVDEVRNELHADRDRLRSELNMAEHDLHDLMRDAGDGAGNDQADVGSTTFERDHEMSLANNAREMLAQTERALGRIEDGSYGVCEQCGEPIGKMRLMAFPRATLCLSCKQREERR from the coding sequence GTGACCAAGCCAGCCCCGGCGACGAAGGCCGCCTCCTCCAAGAAGCTCGCCGTCAAGACCGACGAGAAGCCCTGGACCAAGACCGAGGTCGACGAGGTGCGCAACGAGCTGCACGCCGACCGCGACCGCCTCCGCTCCGAGCTCAACATGGCCGAGCACGACCTGCACGACCTGATGCGGGACGCGGGCGACGGCGCCGGCAACGACCAGGCCGACGTGGGGTCCACGACCTTCGAGCGCGACCACGAGATGAGCCTGGCCAACAACGCCCGGGAGATGCTGGCCCAGACCGAGCGGGCGCTCGGCCGCATCGAGGACGGCAGCTACGGCGTCTGCGAGCAGTGCGGGGAGCCCATCGGCAAGATGCGGTTGATGGCATTCCCGCGTGCGACACTGTGCCTGTCATGCAAGCAGCGCGAGGAACGTCGCTGA
- the ftsZ gene encoding cell division protein FtsZ, giving the protein MAAPQNYLAVIKVVGIGGGGVNAVNRMIEVGLKGVEFIAINTDAQALLMSDADVKLDIGRELTRGLGAGANPDVGGKAAEDHAEEIEEVIRGADMVFVTAGEGGGTGTGGAPVVARIARSLGALTIGVVTRPFSFEGRRRANQAEEGIAGLREEVDTLIVIPNDRLLSISDRNVSILDAFKQADQVLLQGVSGITDLITTPGLINLDFADVKSVMANAGSALMGIGSARGEDRAVAAAEMAVSSPLLEASIDGAHGVLLSIAGGSDLGLFEINEAAALVSQAAHAEANIIFGAVIDDALGDEVRVTVIAAGFDGGMPKRRDNGTVLRREPAPQTQGDQRTPQPTFRASEPSGASAVAPGQGRPQPSRTQQPQQQPAPAGQPGYAAPAPQRQAPEPAQGQPVQQQPQQPQQQGQPPRQPRQLQFEDDLDVPDFLK; this is encoded by the coding sequence GTGGCAGCACCGCAGAACTACCTGGCCGTGATCAAGGTCGTAGGTATCGGTGGAGGTGGAGTCAACGCCGTCAACCGGATGATCGAGGTCGGCCTCAAGGGCGTCGAGTTCATCGCGATCAACACCGATGCCCAGGCGCTCCTGATGAGCGACGCCGACGTCAAGCTCGACATCGGGCGTGAGCTGACCCGGGGCCTCGGCGCCGGCGCGAACCCCGACGTCGGCGGCAAGGCCGCCGAGGACCACGCGGAGGAGATCGAAGAGGTCATCCGCGGGGCCGACATGGTCTTCGTGACCGCCGGCGAGGGTGGTGGCACCGGCACCGGTGGTGCGCCCGTCGTCGCCCGGATCGCGCGCTCCCTGGGGGCGCTGACGATCGGTGTGGTCACCCGGCCGTTCTCGTTCGAGGGTCGTCGCCGCGCCAACCAGGCCGAGGAGGGGATCGCCGGGCTCCGCGAGGAGGTCGACACCCTCATCGTGATCCCGAACGACCGCCTGCTCTCCATCAGTGACCGCAACGTCTCGATCCTCGACGCGTTCAAGCAGGCCGACCAGGTGCTGCTGCAGGGCGTCTCGGGCATCACCGACCTGATCACGACCCCCGGCCTGATCAACCTCGACTTCGCCGACGTGAAGTCCGTGATGGCCAACGCCGGCTCGGCGCTGATGGGCATCGGCTCGGCCCGCGGCGAGGACCGCGCGGTGGCCGCGGCCGAGATGGCGGTGTCCAGCCCCCTGCTGGAGGCCTCCATCGACGGTGCGCACGGCGTGCTGCTCTCGATCGCCGGCGGCTCGGACCTCGGCCTGTTCGAGATCAACGAGGCCGCGGCGCTCGTCTCCCAGGCCGCGCACGCCGAGGCCAACATCATCTTCGGTGCGGTCATCGACGACGCCCTCGGAGACGAGGTCCGGGTGACGGTCATCGCCGCCGGGTTCGACGGCGGCATGCCGAAGCGCCGAGACAACGGCACGGTGCTGCGCCGCGAGCCCGCCCCGCAGACGCAGGGCGACCAGCGGACCCCGCAGCCGACCTTCCGGGCCTCGGAGCCGAGCGGCGCCAGCGCCGTGGCCCCGGGCCAGGGTCGGCCGCAGCCGAGCCGGACCCAGCAGCCCCAGCAGCAGCCCGCCCCCGCGGGCCAGCCCGGCTACGCCGCCCCGGCCCCGCAGCGACAGGCTCCTGAGCCTGCCCAGGGGCAGCCGGTGCAGCAGCAGCCGCAGCAGCCGCAGCAGCAGGGCCAGCCGCCGCGCCAGCCGCGCCAGCTGCAGTTCGAGGACGACCTCGACGTCCCGGACTTCTTGAAGTAA